One Sulfurimonas sp. HSL-3221 genomic window, TATAAGTAATGAGACAGCTTCAGAGTTGTCAAGGCCAAAACGGTCGTTAGCGTGTCAGGCGGCTCACCGGGGAATGGAGTGTCCCGAAGGCGTCAGCCCTTTGTGCTTTCTTCTTCCCGGTTCGGCTTCTGCTTTACACAAGTAAAGAAGAAGGGGAACGAAAAAACCTTTTACTCCTCCGTCACAATCGCGAAGGTCAGTTTCTCGATCTCTTTATGCTTTTTGATGAACGCATTGAGGGTGGCAAGATCAAGTCCCTCGATCTGTTCCAGTTCACGAGCAGACGAACCGATCCCCTCTCCTTTGTAATACTCCAGGAATGTACGCGAAAGGCGCTGGGAAAGGGTCTCGACCCGCAACGGTTCGGAACCGAGCAGGAAACGCTTCGCCTGGTCAAGCTCCTCCTGGGTCGCGCCCTTCTCTATAAACGTGTCGATCACTTCGCGCACGGTTTCAAGGGCCTCCTTTTGAGAAGCGATCTTCGTCTGGAGGTAGCCGAAGAAGTAGCTGTTGGAACGGGCGATATTCGCACGGCAGTAGGCAGAGTATGCCAGGCCGCGCTTGACGCGGACCTCCTCCATCATACGACTGCCGAAGCCCCCGCTGCCGAGAATAAACATGGCCACGCGGCTGATATAGTGCTCGGCGTCACCTACCTTCATATCAAAAGGAGCGCCGAAATAAACATAGGCCTGTTCCGTTTTTCGCTTGAACTGCTCCGTCTGTGCCGCCGCGCTGGCCGGGTAGTACCCCAGGCTCTCCAACGCCCCTTTCGGCAAGGTACTGAGCAGCCGGCGCGCGGCATCCTCTGCAGCCGTTTTGGAGATATCGCCGCCGATGACGACAATGGCCCGAGAGGCCTGGAGGTGATTTTCGACAAAGGCTTTGACCGTTTTGAGTTCCATCGCCTTGACGCTTTCAACCGTCCCGGACGCCGGGGACGCCAGCGGCGTATCGGTGAAGAGCATTGCCCTCAGTTCGCGGTTGGCGACATAGTCGAAATCATTCTCTTTGCGGCTCAGCGCGCCGACCATGGTTGTCTTCACCTTCTGAAGAGCCTCTTTACTGAGGTTCGGAGCGGTAAGCAGCTCTTCGAGCAGACCGACCGCTTCACCGAACTCCTCTTTGAGCGAGCCCATTTCAAAGACCATCGTCTCCGTCCCGGCATGCACGCTGAGATGGATGGCGCGTGCGTCGAGCGCCTCGGCAAAACCGACGGCGCCGCGTTTTTGGGTCCCTTCGTTGAGCATTGAGGCACTCACCTTCGCCAGCCCCGCAAGCGCACCGTCCTCGATCGAACCGCTCTGGCGGAAGACCAACTGCATGGAGACGATCGGTAACCGGGAATCGTGCTCAAATATCATCGGCACTTTGATGCCGTTTACTTCTACCTGTTCCACCGTCGTTTCAGCCATTACAATCTGTCCTGTCAAAAAAATGAATAATAGTAGCGCTTTGAGGCTCACGCAAAAAGCTCCAGGGTTTCATACGCCGTATTCCGGATCGCCGGGGTCTCGCCAATATCGCGGATCAGGCGGACCATTTCATCCTTGGCCATACGGAAGCCCGCCCCCGCACTGCGGACAACGTTCTCCTCCATCATCGTTGAGCCCAGGTCGTTGGCCCCGAACTGCAGCGCCATCTGACCAATATAAGGCCCCTGGGTCACCCAGGAACTCTGCAGGTTCGGTACGTTGTCCAGGAAGAGACGCGAGACTGCCAACAGGCGGAGGTAGCGGTTGGCCGAATGTTTTTTCATCTCGGGGAACTCTTCGAGCAGTTTGGTATTCTCGCCCTGGAACGACCACATGATAAAGGCGCGGAACCCCCCGGTTTCGTCCTGCAAGCGGCGAACCATATCCCAGTGCTCGACGATCTCTTCGTCCGTCTCCATCGTTCCGTACATCATCGTCGCCGTCGATTTGATCCCGAGCTTGTGCGCCTTGCGGTGGATATCGATCCAGACGTCGGCATCGATCTTGCGCGGCGCGATAATATCACGGACCCGGTCATTAAGGATCTCCGCGCCGGCACCCGGGATGGAGGAGAGTCCCTTTGCCTTCAGCCGGGTCAGGACCTCCTCCACACTGATGCGCGATACCTTGGCGATAAAGTCGATCTCGATAGCCGAAAAGCCGTGAATGGTGATCTGCGGGTATTTCGTATGGATATGCTCCACGAGATCTTCATACCACTCGATTTTCAGTTTCGGATGGACCCCGCCCTGGAAAAGGATCTGCGTTCCGCCGATGGCGAGCAGTTCGTCAATCTTTGCATCGATCTCGTCA contains:
- a CDS encoding M16 family metallopeptidase, with the protein product MAETTVEQVEVNGIKVPMIFEHDSRLPIVSMQLVFRQSGSIEDGALAGLAKVSASMLNEGTQKRGAVGFAEALDARAIHLSVHAGTETMVFEMGSLKEEFGEAVGLLEELLTAPNLSKEALQKVKTTMVGALSRKENDFDYVANRELRAMLFTDTPLASPASGTVESVKAMELKTVKAFVENHLQASRAIVVIGGDISKTAAEDAARRLLSTLPKGALESLGYYPASAAAQTEQFKRKTEQAYVYFGAPFDMKVGDAEHYISRVAMFILGSGGFGSRMMEEVRVKRGLAYSAYCRANIARSNSYFFGYLQTKIASQKEALETVREVIDTFIEKGATQEELDQAKRFLLGSEPLRVETLSQRLSRTFLEYYKGEGIGSSARELEQIEGLDLATLNAFIKKHKEIEKLTFAIVTEE
- a CDS encoding dehypoxanthine futalosine cyclase, encoding MSRLTKEEAVDLIRNADLKTLGKLATARKKALHPKGVTTFVVDRNINYTNICWVDCKFCAFYRHEKDEDAYVLTYDEIDAKIDELLAIGGTQILFQGGVHPKLKIEWYEDLVEHIHTKYPQITIHGFSAIEIDFIAKVSRISVEEVLTRLKAKGLSSIPGAGAEILNDRVRDIIAPRKIDADVWIDIHRKAHKLGIKSTATMMYGTMETDEEIVEHWDMVRRLQDETGGFRAFIMWSFQGENTKLLEEFPEMKKHSANRYLRLLAVSRLFLDNVPNLQSSWVTQGPYIGQMALQFGANDLGSTMMEENVVRSAGAGFRMAKDEMVRLIRDIGETPAIRNTAYETLELFA